The DNA region GGGCCAGGCGGCGGTCCGGGCCCTCCTGGAGGAGGTCGGCGGCACTCCGGCCCCGCACAGCGAGTTCGTCTTCATGCCGGAGCTGGTGGTCCGCGGCTCGACGGCCTCGGCGCCCCCGGCCGCTCCCGCCGGCGCCCCGGGCTCCCCCTAGTCCCTGAGGCGGAGCAGGTGCGCCCGATACCCGTCGGAGGGATGATCGGTCGAGGGGACGGCATCTGGCAGACTTCTCTCCTATGGGTGAAACGACCGTGAAGAGTTTGGAACGCCGGACGAACCCGTCGGCACCCATCGTGGCCGGCGGCTGGGCGCGCCTGCGCGCGCGGACGCCGCGGCGCCCGCGGATCTGGTTCGAGGTCCTGCTCATCGCCGTCAGCTACTGGCTGTACTCGCTCATCCGCAACGCGGTACCGGAGCAGAAGGCCCAGGCGCTCAAGAACGCCGACTGGATCTGGCAGGCCGAGCACACCCTCGGCCTGGCCTTCGAGCACACCGTCAACCACGCCGTGAACTCGGTGACATGGCTGATCGTGTCGATGAACTACTACTACGCCACCCTGCACTTCGTGGTCACCATCGGTGTGCTGGTGTGGCTGTACCGCTGGCACCCGGGCCGTTACGCGGCGTTCCGCACGGTCCTGTTCGCGACCACCGGTGTGGCCCTGGTCGGCTACTACCTGTACCCGCTGGCCCCGCCGCGCCTGATGAACGGCCAGAACTTCGTCGACACCGTCCTGGTCCACCACACCTGGGGCTCGATGGCCTCGGGCAACCTCAAGCACATGTCGAACCAGTACGCGGCGATGCCGTCGATGCACATCGGCTGGTCGCTGTGGTGCGGGCTGACGATCTTCCTCCTGGCGAAGGCCCCCTGGGCCCGCATCCTGGGCCTGCTCTACCCGATGGCCACCCTGGTCGTCATCGTAGCCACCGCCAACCACTTCTGGATGGACGCGGTCGGCGGCATCATCTGCCTGACCTTCGGCTTCGCCGTCTCGTACGTCTGGTTCGGCGCCCGCCCGCACAAGCTGCCCAAGCTGGTGGAGCCGGCCGCGTCGACGCCGCAGGGGGTCACGCGGGGCGGTCCGCGCACGGGGGCGGAGGAAGCGGCGGACGCCGACGAGGACGAGAAGGTCGGCTCCGGTTCCGGATCCCGCTCCGGGCGCTGAGCGCTGAGCCGCTGAGCGCCGGGCGCTACGCCCCGTAGAACAGCTCCTCCATCACCGCCCGCGCACGCCGTGTGATGCGGCGGTAGTCGTCGACCAGTTCGCCGACGTGGCCCGGGGTGTAGCCGAGGTAGCGGCCGACGGCGGCGAGTTCGCGGGGTTCGGAGGGGAAGGTGTCGCCGGGGCGGCCGCGGACCAGCATCACGGCGTTGCGGACGCGGGTGGCGAGGACCCAGGCCTCGTCGAGGGTCTGGGCCTCCTCGGTGGGGATCAGGCCGGCGGCGTGGGCGGCGGCCAGGGCGGCGCGGGTGCGGGTGGTGCGCAGGCCCGGTTCGGCCCAGCCGTGGCGCATCTGGAGGAGCTGGACCGTCCACTCGACGTCGCTGAGGCCGCCGCGGCCCAGTTTGGCGTGCAGGGTGGGGTCGGCGCCGCGCGGCAGGCGTTCGGTCTCCATGCGGGCCTTGAGGCGGCGGATCTCGCGGACCGCCTCCTCGCCGAGGCCCTCCATGGGATAGCGCAGGGGGTCGATCAGCTCGATGAAGCGGGCGCCGAGCTCCGGGTCGCCCGCCATCGGCTCGGCGCGCAGCAGGGCCTGGCTCTCCCAGACCAGGGACCAGCGGCGGTAGTAGGCCTCGTAGGACTTCAGGGTGCGGACCATGGGGCCGCTCTTGCCCTCCGGGCGCAGGTCGGCGTCGATGAGGAGCGGCGGGTCGGCGGTGGGCAGCTGGAGCAGCCGGCGCATCTCGGTGACGACCCGGGTGGCGGCCCGGGCGGCCTCCTGCTCGTCCACGCCCTCGCGCGGCTCGTGCACGAAGAGCACGTCCGCGTCGGAGCCGTAGCTCAGCTCGTGGCCGCCGAAGCGGCCCATGCCGATCACCGCGAAGCGGGTCGGGAGGGTGTCGCCCCACTCGGCACGCACGGCGGCGCGCAGCGCGCCGGCGAGGGTGGCGGCGTTGAGGTCGGTGACGGCCTGCCCGACCCGGTCGACCAGGGCGCCGGGGTCGGGTTCGCGGGGGCTGTCCTCGGTGCCGTACGAGCGGATGAGGTCGGCCGCCGCGGTACGGAACAGCTCCCGGCGCCGTACGCCGCGGGCGGCGGCCACCGCCTGCTCGGCGCCGTCGGCGCGGCCCACCGCGGCCAGGATCTCCTGCTCCAGGTGTTCGCGGCCGCGCGGCTTCAGGCCCTCGGGGTCGCCGAGGATCGCGACCGCCTCGGGGGCGCGGAGCAGCAGGTCGGGGGCGAGCCGGCCGGCGGACAGGACGCGGGCGAGGTTCTCGGCGGCGGCGCCCTCGTCGCGGAGCAGCCGCAGGTACCAGGGGGTCTTGCCGAGCGCGTCGGAGACCTTGCGGAAGCCGAGCAGGCCGGCGTCGGGGTCGGCCGAGTCGGCGAACCAGCCGAGCAGCACCGGAAGAAGCGTGCGCTGGATCGCGGCCTTGCGGCTGACCCCGGAGGACAGCGCCTCCAGGTGGCGCAGGGCGGCGGCGGGGTCGGCGTAACCGAGGGCTTCGAGGCGCTGTCCGGCGGCCTCGGGGCTGAGCCGGATCTCGCCGGGGGCGAGCTGGGCGACCGCGTCGAGCAGCGGGCGGTAGAACAGCTTCTCGTGCAGCCGGCGCACCACCGCCGCGTGCCGCCGCCACTCGCGGTTGAGCTCGGCGACCGGGTCGGTGCGCAGGCCGAGGGAGCGGCCGAGGCGCCGCAGGTCCTCCGCGCCCTCGGGCACCAGGTGGGTGCGGCGCAGCCGGAACAGCTGGATGCGGTGCTCCATGGCGCGCAGGAAGCGGTAGGCGTCGTCGAGCTGGGCGGCGTCGGCGCGGCCGACGTACCCGCCGGCGGCGAGCGCGGCGAGGGCGGCGAGGGTGGTGCCGCTGTGCAGGGTGGCGTCACTGCGCCCGTGCACGAGCTGCAGGAGCTGTACGGCGAACTCGACGTCGCGCAGTCCGCCGGGGCCGAGCTTCAGCTCGCGGTCGACCTGCGCGGCGGGGATGTTGTCGACCACCCGGCGGCGCATCTTCTGCACGTCGGGGACGAAGTTCTCGCGTTCGGCGGCCTGCCAGACGAGCGGGGAGAGCGCGTCGACGTACGCGGCGCCGAGCTCGGCGTCGCCGGCCACCGGGCGGGCCTTGAGCAGGGCCTGGAACTCCCAGGTCTTGGCCCAGCGCTGGTAGTAGGCGAGGTGGGAGGAGAGGGTGCGGACGAGGGGCCCGTTGCGGCCCTCGGGGCGCAGATTGGCGTCGACCGGCCAGATGGCGCCCTCGATCGTGGTCTCCGAGCAGATCCGCATGAGGTGGGAGGCGAGCCGGGTGGCGGCCTGCAGCGCCTTGGCCTCGTCGGCGCCGTCCGCCGCCTCGCCGACGAAGATCACGTCGACGTCGGAGACGTAGTTGAGCTCGTTGCCGCCGCACTTGCCCATGGCGATCACGGAGAGCCGGCAGACGGCCGCGTCCTCGGGGGCGGCGGCGCGGGCGATGCGCAGCGCGGCGCGGAGCGTGGCGGTGGCGAGGTCGGCGAGCTCGGCGGCGGTCTGGGTGACGTCGGTGGTGCCGCACACGTCGCGGGCGGCGATGGAGAGCAGGCAGCGGCGGTAGGCGACGCGCAGCGCGACCGGCTCGTCGGCCCCGGCGAGCCCCTGCTCGAACTCGGCGATCCCGGGGTGCAGGTCCACCGCCTCGTACGTGACGAGGGCCTGCCAGTCGCGCGGGTGCCGGGCCAGGTGGTCGGCGAGCGCCTCGGAGGTGCCGAGGACGCCGAGCAGCCGGTCCCGGAACGGCTTCGCGGACAGCAGGGTGGTGGTGAGGGTGGTGCGCTCGGCCTCCGGCTGGGCCTCGACGAGCCGGACCAGGCCGCGCAGGGCGAGGTCGGGGTCGGCGGTGGCGCCGAGGGCGTCGAGGAGGACGGAGTCGTCGCGCAGCGAGGCCAGCTCGTCCAGGCCGAGCAGCCGTTCGGCGGCGGACGGATCGGTGAATCCGTGCCGCAGCAGCCGGGTGAACGTACTGCTCCTGCGTCCCGGCACCGTCATGCCGCCGCTCCTCCACCGGTCGATCGAGTCCCTGAGCGAGCCCCTGGGAGAGTCCCTGAGCGAGCCTATCCGGCGAATCGCCGAAGGGGCGCTTCGAGAGCGCGGGGCGGGGTCGGGACGGCAGAATCGGCGCCATGAACTGGAGCCTCGAAGTGGTGACCGTCCCCGTCGCGGACCTGGACCGGGCCAAGGAGTTCTACGGCGGGAAGCTCGGCTTCACGGTCGACCTGGACCAGGAGGTGTCGCCGGGCGTCCGCATCATCCAGATCACCCCGCCCGGCTCGCGCTGCTCTATCTCCCTCCTTCAGGGCATGCCCCCGTTCCCCGGCACCGGGGTCATGGCCCCCGGCGCCCTGCACGGCCTCCAGCTCTGCGTCACCGACATCGAGGCGGCGCGCGAGCAGCTGCTCGCGGCAGGCGTGCACGCGACGCCGGTGATGCACGTGGGCGCGACGGGCTGGGAGGCGGGCAAGGGCGACACCTGGAACTCGTTCCTGACCTTCACCGACCCGGACGGCAACGGGTGGTGGGTCCAGGAGGCCCCGTCGGAGCTCTCGGAGCGCTAGCCGGCGGAGCGCTCGTCGCCTGCGACCGGCGGGAACACCAGGCGGTAGTTGCGGAGCTTCTCGTCCGCTCCCTCGTACGTCATGCCCGCGGCCTCCATGACCCGGTGGGACGGGACGTTGTCGAGGTCGGCGTCGCCGCGGACCGCGGTGGCGCCGGCCTCGCGGGCCCGGGCGATCAGGGCGCGCAGGGACTCGGCGGCGAAGCCGCGGCCACGGGCGGTGGGGACCAGGCCGTAGCCGACGGTGACGACGCCATCGGCGTCCGGCGGGCCGTGGAAGCCGATGCCGCCGATGGTGACGCCGTCCGCACGCAGCCGTATCTCGTACGCCCGGTAGACGCCCGGGTCGCCGCGCTCGGCGACCCCCTTGAGGAAGTTGCCGGCGCCCCTGATGTCGCCGGGGCCGGGGTACTCCTCGGCCCAGCGGTCACCGGGTGCGGGGGCGGCGTCCACGATGCGCTGCGCCTCGGCGGCGGTCAGCGGGTGGAGCAGGAGGCGGTCGGTCTCGATGGTGCGTACGTCGGTCACGGCCGGAAGTCTCGACGGGTCCGGGCCCGCGCGCAACGGATTTGCGCGCGGTCTGAGCTCGTCCGGCACGTCCGGTACGAAGAAGCTGAGGTTGATCCGGGCGCCGGGCGCCGTGACGGGTTCGGCCAGGCAGGTCACCAGCCGGCCCGGGCCGCGGAGGGCGTGCCGGGCGGGGAGCTCGGAGCCGTCGACGTACGGGATGGGCGCCGCGGCGCACGCGCGGTACAGCGGCCCGGCCACCGGATCGTCCAGGATGTCGCGCTCGAGGCGGAGCAGCCCGGCGCTCCCCGGGCGCAGCGCCACGCTGTGCTTGACGTGCGGCATCATGGCCGGCGCCCACTGCGTGCTCCACTCCGTGAGGACCTCGGTGCGCGCCTCGGGGTCGAGGAGCATCCAGCGCATGAGGTTGGCCGGGCATTCCCCGCGCGGCATGAACCGGCGGAACGCCTCGTTGTGCACGACGAGGTTCCACTCGGCGTCGCTGATGAAGGCCAGCGCGTCCTGGATCTGGTCGACGACCCGCTGCCACAGCCCGGCGATGAACATCCCCGAGGTGCCGTGCAGCGCGTGCGGCGGCTGCTCCCCGCGGCTGATCAGCCACAGGAACTCCCACTCCCGCTCGTCGAGGCACAGGGCCCGGGCCACCGCCGTGAGGAGTTCGGCGCCGGGGCGGGCGAGTTGGCCGTTCTCGAAGCGGTTGTACGTGCCCGGGGTACGGGTGAGCAGCGTGTCCATCTGCTCCTGGGTCAGCCCGGCGGCACGGCGGCCGGGTCCCGGTCCGCGTACGGGAAACCCCAGGGCCGCGGGGTCGAGCGCCGCGCGGCGGGCCCGCAGCAGCTCTTTCAGACGGCCTCGCTCACCGGCCGACGGCCTCATCCGGCACCTTTCGTCTCCACCGCCCGTCTCCACCAAGCGGACGACCGCCATTATCTGCGAATTCCCACCCTGGAAAGGAGTGATCATCCGGCGCCAGACTCCCCTACGACGCACGGCACATGTCACCGACCAGGGGGGATCGGATGCGCTGCCAGAACGACTGCCGGGACGACTGCCGGGACGACTGCGAGGAGAACGGCCCGGGCTTGTGCGGGGAGACCCTGGAGAGCTACCGGACCGCCGTCTCGCACGGGGTGCTCACGGCTCCGCCGCCACCGTGTCTGACCGGGCTCGGGCTGCTCCGCCCGCACCCGGCCGACGCCCGCCGGCTGGTCCCCGTACCGCCCGACGTCGCCCAGCACCGTCTCGTCCAGCCGCTCGAACAGGCCCTGCGCGAGCGGGAGAGCGAACTGCTCTCGCTGCGCCGGACCCTGGCCCAGGCGGACTCCGTCTACCGCCAGGAGGCCCGGCAGGCGCCGGCGCCCGTGCAGCTGCTGCGCGGCAACGACGTCATCCACCAGAAGCTGCGGCAGCTCAACGCCGCCTGCCGGCAGGAGCTGCAGGCCGTGCAGCCGGGCGGCCCCCGGTCCGCCCCGGCGCTCGCCGAGGCCGCCCGTCAGCTGCCGGACGTGCTGGCCCGCGGGGTGCGGCACCGCACGCTCTACCAGCACACGGTCCGCGGCCACCCCGCGATGACCGAGTTCATGACCGCCATGCAGCAGGCGGGCGGGCAGTTCCGGACCACCGGTCTGCTCGTGGACCGGGTGATCCTCTACGACCGTTCCGTCGCCCTCATCCCCGACCACCGCTACTCGCGCCCCGACCACGCCCTGCTGATCGAGCATCCGGCGATCACCGCGTACCTCGCCGGTGTCTTCGACCTCATCTGGGACACGGCCGAACCGGTCGACCTGGTGGACACCCCCACGAGCACGCCGCCCCTCCTCACGGACGAGAAGCAGATCGGCGTGCTCCGGCTGATGGTCCAGGGCCACACCGACGCGAGCATCGCGGCCCGGCTCGGCATGAGCGCCCGCTCGGTGTCGGCCCACATCAGCCGCGCCTCGACCGCCTGGGGCAGCCGCAGCCGGGCCCATCTCGCCTACCTGCTCGCCGAGAACGGCGCCCTGCGTGCGCCCTGATGTGTCCGTTTCCGCGCCTCTTCGTCCCGTCGCGAGTTCCCGCAGTGCGGGATCCCGCAGACCGTTCGCCGTGGTGGCCGCCGCCGGGTGATCGGCAAGTTCGTGCCGCGGCGGTCCCCACGGCCGCCGCACATCCGGCACCACACCGACGAGAACGGAGCCTTTCCATGAGTCTCAAGCGCAAGTCGGCCGTCGCCCTGTCCGCCCTCGCCCTGGCGGCCGCCGGCACGGCGGTGACGACGACGCCCGCGGCGGCGGAGGGCGGCTGCCCCTCGGCCACCCTCTGCCTGTCCGAGGACACCAACTACGTCGACATCGACGTCACGTCCAAGACGACGGGCCCGAACTGCATCGCGCTCGGCCACTACGGCGAGACCGGCTTCTACAACGGCATCAAGTCGTACGTGAACAACCTGCCGGTCACCGTCAGCGTCTACTTCTACAGCCCGCTCTACGAGCGGTACCTGCCCGAGTCGCCGATCTACTCCGGCGGCTTCAGCAGCGACACCACCTCGGTGTACAAGTACGGCATGCGCGGCGCCGTCTGCACCGGCGGCGCCGACCCCAACCTCCGGCTCCTCTCCTGACGCACCACTGGTGCACCACCGACCACCGACCGCCGGCCTCCGCCGGCGGTCGGCGCCGTTTCCGCAGCGCTACAGCACCGGCAGGTTCTTGCGGAGCTCGAAGGCGGTGACCTCGGAGCGGTACTCCTCCCACTCCTGCTTCTTGTTGCGGAGGAAGAAGTCGAAGACGTGCTCGCCCAGCGTCTCCGCGACCAGCTCGCTGCGCTCCATCAGGGTGATCGCCTCGCCGAGGTTCTGCGGGAGGGGCTCGATGCCCATCGCGCGGCGCTCGGCGTCGCTGAGGGCCCAGACGTCGTCGTCGGCGCCGGCCGGGAGTTCGTAGCCCTCCTCGATGCCCTTGAGACCGGCGGCGAGCAGGACCGCGTACGTCAGGTAGGGGTTGGCGCCCGAGTCGATGGAGCGGACCTCGACGCGCGAGGAGCCCATCTTGCCCGGCTTGTACATCGGGACGCGGATCAGCGCCGAGCGGTTGTTGTGGCCCCAGCAGATGTACGCGGGGGCCTCGCCGCCGGAGCCGGCGGTGCGGCCCGAGCCGCCCCAGATGCGCTTGTAGGAGTTGACCCACTGGTTGGTGACGGCCGCGATCTCGCCCGCGTGCTTCAGCAGGCCGGCGATGAAGGAACGGCCCACCTTGGACAGCTGGTACTCGGCGCCCGACTCGTAGAACGCGTTCCGGTCGCCCTCGAAGAGGGAAAGGTGGGTGTGCATGCCCGAGCCCGGGAACTCGGAGAACGGCTTCGGCATGAACGTCGCCTGCACGCCCTGTTCGAGCGCCACCTGCTTCATGACCAGGCGGAAGGTCATGATGTTGTCGGCGGTGGACAGCGCGTCCGCGTAGCGCAGGTCGATCTCCTGCTGGCCCGGGGCGCCCTCGTGGTGGGAGAACTCCACCGAGATGCCCATCGACTCCAGCATGGTGATCGCCTGGCGGCGGAAGTCCATGCCGACGTTCTGCGGGGTGTGGTCGAAGTAGCCGGAGTTGTCGGCCGGGGTGGGCCGGGTGCCGTCGAGCGGCTTGTCCTTCAGGAGGAAGAACTCGATCTCGGGGTGGGTGTAGAAGGTGAAGCCCAGGTCCGAGGTCTTGGCAAGGGCGCGCTTCAGGACATAGCGCGGGTCCGCGAAGGACGGCGAGCCGTCCGGCATGAGGATGTCGCAGAACATCCGGGCCGTACCCGGGGCCTCGGCGCGCCACGGCAGGATCTGGAAGGTGCCCGGGTCGGGCTTGGCGATCATGTCCGACTCGTAGACCCGGGCGAAGCCCTCGATCGCGGAACCGTCGAAGCCGATGCCCTCGTCGAAGGCCTGCTCCAGCTCGGCGGGGGCCACCGCCACCGACTTCAGGAAGCCGAGCACGTCGGTGAACCACAGACGCACGAAGCGGATGTCGCGCTCCTCCAGCGTACGGAGCACAAATTCCTGCTGCTTGTCCATTTTCACACCCATCCTCGCTGATCAGGCCGCCTGTTCCCACCGCCTCGAGCACTTCGGGTGGCGCCTGAGCATCCCACCACTTGGTTTCGTGCACGTTGCACACCCATACTGCCTGCTCCGCTGTGACACAGGTAACGGGGGAAGGGCCGAAAAGCGCGGGCCGCCGCCCGGACCGGTACCGAGTGGTACCCCGTTCGGCCCACGGACCCCCTTCTGGCACTACGATCGGCGCCCATGGGGGGCCCACGGCTCGTACGCCGATCCTGGCACCTGCGTCCCACGGCACTGGTGAGTGCGGTGGCGACGCTCCTCGGCACGCTCTTCCTCTGCCTGGGCGTCTCCGACCCCCTCGGCCACCGGTCCGGGTCCGGCCACCGGGAGCCCCGGCCGGCCGCGCAGACGGTCGCCGCCGGGACGCCCGCCCCGGCCCGTGCGAAGGCCCTGGACGACGAGCAGTACGCCTGCCCGTACGGGCGGGGCGACTGCTCCCTCTTCCCGGCGCTCTCCCCCGCCGTGCTCAGCGCGCCGCCGCTCGATCCGCCGCTGCAGGCGGACGGGCGGCCGGCCCGCGCCGGCGAGGCGCTCGGCGACGGGCGGCCGGCGCACCCCGGCGCCCGGCCCCGGGCGCCGGACCTGCATGTCCTTCAAGTCCTGCGGACGTAGACGTAGGCGCCGGGACCGACCGACCGCGTCCCGACCCCGCACCAGGCGTTCGTGCCCTCTCGCACGCCCCGAACGCACGCCCCGAACCACTTCCCCCCAGACTTCCAGAAGGACGACATCATCATGGCGAACCGCTCCACCACTGCCGACCGCCGCGCCCGGATAGAGGAGATGCGCCGCGCCGAGCAGGCCCGCGAGCGCCGCAACCGCATCCTCACGATCGGCATCAGCGCCGTCGTGGTCCTCGGCCTCGTCGGTTTCGGCGGCTGGGTGATCAACAAGGAGAACAACAAGCAGGAGCAGCAGGAGGCGGCCGCGAAGGCGCCCATCAAGGACGAGAAGTCCTGGGACGCGAAGAAGCTGGGCCGCAACCACGTCCAGACCCCGGTGAAGTACGACATGAACCCGCCGGTCGGCGGCGACCACAACCCGGTCTGGCAGAACTGCAACGGCGACGTCTACGACAAGCCGGTCAACGACACCAACGCCGTGCACTCCCTGGAGCACGGCGCGGTCTGGGTGACGTACAACAAGAAGGCCGCGCAGGGCGACCTGGAGAAGCTGAAGGCCAAGGTCAAGAAGACCCCGTACTCGCTGATGAGCCCGAT from Streptomyces fradiae includes:
- a CDS encoding phosphatase PAP2 family protein; protein product: MGETTVKSLERRTNPSAPIVAGGWARLRARTPRRPRIWFEVLLIAVSYWLYSLIRNAVPEQKAQALKNADWIWQAEHTLGLAFEHTVNHAVNSVTWLIVSMNYYYATLHFVVTIGVLVWLYRWHPGRYAAFRTVLFATTGVALVGYYLYPLAPPRLMNGQNFVDTVLVHHTWGSMASGNLKHMSNQYAAMPSMHIGWSLWCGLTIFLLAKAPWARILGLLYPMATLVVIVATANHFWMDAVGGIICLTFGFAVSYVWFGARPHKLPKLVEPAASTPQGVTRGGPRTGAEEAADADEDEKVGSGSGSRSGR
- a CDS encoding bifunctional [glutamine synthetase] adenylyltransferase/[glutamine synthetase]-adenylyl-L-tyrosine phosphorylase — encoded protein: MTVPGRRSSTFTRLLRHGFTDPSAAERLLGLDELASLRDDSVLLDALGATADPDLALRGLVRLVEAQPEAERTTLTTTLLSAKPFRDRLLGVLGTSEALADHLARHPRDWQALVTYEAVDLHPGIAEFEQGLAGADEPVALRVAYRRCLLSIAARDVCGTTDVTQTAAELADLATATLRAALRIARAAAPEDAAVCRLSVIAMGKCGGNELNYVSDVDVIFVGEAADGADEAKALQAATRLASHLMRICSETTIEGAIWPVDANLRPEGRNGPLVRTLSSHLAYYQRWAKTWEFQALLKARPVAGDAELGAAYVDALSPLVWQAAERENFVPDVQKMRRRVVDNIPAAQVDRELKLGPGGLRDVEFAVQLLQLVHGRSDATLHSGTTLAALAALAAGGYVGRADAAQLDDAYRFLRAMEHRIQLFRLRRTHLVPEGAEDLRRLGRSLGLRTDPVAELNREWRRHAAVVRRLHEKLFYRPLLDAVAQLAPGEIRLSPEAAGQRLEALGYADPAAALRHLEALSSGVSRKAAIQRTLLPVLLGWFADSADPDAGLLGFRKVSDALGKTPWYLRLLRDEGAAAENLARVLSAGRLAPDLLLRAPEAVAILGDPEGLKPRGREHLEQEILAAVGRADGAEQAVAAARGVRRRELFRTAAADLIRSYGTEDSPREPDPGALVDRVGQAVTDLNAATLAGALRAAVRAEWGDTLPTRFAVIGMGRFGGHELSYGSDADVLFVHEPREGVDEQEAARAATRVVTEMRRLLQLPTADPPLLIDADLRPEGKSGPMVRTLKSYEAYYRRWSLVWESQALLRAEPMAGDPELGARFIELIDPLRYPMEGLGEEAVREIRRLKARMETERLPRGADPTLHAKLGRGGLSDVEWTVQLLQMRHGWAEPGLRTTRTRAALAAAHAAGLIPTEEAQTLDEAWVLATRVRNAVMLVRGRPGDTFPSEPRELAAVGRYLGYTPGHVGELVDDYRRITRRARAVMEELFYGA
- a CDS encoding VOC family protein, yielding MNWSLEVVTVPVADLDRAKEFYGGKLGFTVDLDQEVSPGVRIIQITPPGSRCSISLLQGMPPFPGTGVMAPGALHGLQLCVTDIEAAREQLLAAGVHATPVMHVGATGWEAGKGDTWNSFLTFTDPDGNGWWVQEAPSELSER
- a CDS encoding GNAT family N-acetyltransferase, yielding MRPSAGERGRLKELLRARRAALDPAALGFPVRGPGPGRRAAGLTQEQMDTLLTRTPGTYNRFENGQLARPGAELLTAVARALCLDEREWEFLWLISRGEQPPHALHGTSGMFIAGLWQRVVDQIQDALAFISDAEWNLVVHNEAFRRFMPRGECPANLMRWMLLDPEARTEVLTEWSTQWAPAMMPHVKHSVALRPGSAGLLRLERDILDDPVAGPLYRACAAAPIPYVDGSELPARHALRGPGRLVTCLAEPVTAPGARINLSFFVPDVPDELRPRANPLRAGPDPSRLPAVTDVRTIETDRLLLHPLTAAEAQRIVDAAPAPGDRWAEEYPGPGDIRGAGNFLKGVAERGDPGVYRAYEIRLRADGVTIGGIGFHGPPDADGVVTVGYGLVPTARGRGFAAESLRALIARAREAGATAVRGDADLDNVPSHRVMEAAGMTYEGADEKLRNYRLVFPPVAGDERSAG
- a CDS encoding LuxR C-terminal-related transcriptional regulator, whose protein sequence is MRCQNDCRDDCRDDCEENGPGLCGETLESYRTAVSHGVLTAPPPPCLTGLGLLRPHPADARRLVPVPPDVAQHRLVQPLEQALRERESELLSLRRTLAQADSVYRQEARQAPAPVQLLRGNDVIHQKLRQLNAACRQELQAVQPGGPRSAPALAEAARQLPDVLARGVRHRTLYQHTVRGHPAMTEFMTAMQQAGGQFRTTGLLVDRVILYDRSVALIPDHRYSRPDHALLIEHPAITAYLAGVFDLIWDTAEPVDLVDTPTSTPPLLTDEKQIGVLRLMVQGHTDASIAARLGMSARSVSAHISRASTAWGSRSRAHLAYLLAENGALRAP
- a CDS encoding proteinase inhibitor I36 SMPI, yielding MSLKRKSAVALSALALAAAGTAVTTTPAAAEGGCPSATLCLSEDTNYVDIDVTSKTTGPNCIALGHYGETGFYNGIKSYVNNLPVTVSVYFYSPLYERYLPESPIYSGGFSSDTTSVYKYGMRGAVCTGGADPNLRLLS
- a CDS encoding glutamine synthetase family protein, with the protein product MDKQQEFVLRTLEERDIRFVRLWFTDVLGFLKSVAVAPAELEQAFDEGIGFDGSAIEGFARVYESDMIAKPDPGTFQILPWRAEAPGTARMFCDILMPDGSPSFADPRYVLKRALAKTSDLGFTFYTHPEIEFFLLKDKPLDGTRPTPADNSGYFDHTPQNVGMDFRRQAITMLESMGISVEFSHHEGAPGQQEIDLRYADALSTADNIMTFRLVMKQVALEQGVQATFMPKPFSEFPGSGMHTHLSLFEGDRNAFYESGAEYQLSKVGRSFIAGLLKHAGEIAAVTNQWVNSYKRIWGGSGRTAGSGGEAPAYICWGHNNRSALIRVPMYKPGKMGSSRVEVRSIDSGANPYLTYAVLLAAGLKGIEEGYELPAGADDDVWALSDAERRAMGIEPLPQNLGEAITLMERSELVAETLGEHVFDFFLRNKKQEWEEYRSEVTAFELRKNLPVL
- a CDS encoding DUF3105 domain-containing protein produces the protein MANRSTTADRRARIEEMRRAEQARERRNRILTIGISAVVVLGLVGFGGWVINKENNKQEQQEAAAKAPIKDEKSWDAKKLGRNHVQTPVKYDMNPPVGGDHNPVWQNCNGDVYDKPVNDTNAVHSLEHGAVWVTYNKKAAQGDLEKLKAKVKKTPYSLMSPIDNQSGAIMLSAWGKQVTVDGADDPRVDAFFTKYVAGPQTPEPGAACTGGVGADGQGGAGMGQ